One part of the Eubalaena glacialis isolate mEubGla1 chromosome 19, mEubGla1.1.hap2.+ XY, whole genome shotgun sequence genome encodes these proteins:
- the LOC133079835 gene encoding large ribosomal subunit protein uL24-like codes for MKFNPFVTSDRSKNRKRHFNAPSHIRRNIMSSPLSKELRQKYNVRSMPIRKDDEVQVVRGHYKGQQIGKVVQVYRKKYVIYIERVQREKANGTTVHVGIHPSKVVITRLKLDKDRKKILERKAKSRQVGKEKGNYKEETIEKMQE; via the coding sequence ATGAAGTTCAATCCCTTTGTGACCTCTGACCGAAGCAAGAACCGGAAAAGGCATTTCAATGCGCCTTCCCACATTCGCAGGAATATTATGTCTTCCCCTCTTTCTAAAGAGCTGAGACAGAAGTACAATGTCCGATCCATGCCCATCCGGAAGGATGATGAAGTTCAGGTTGTACGAGGGCACTACAAAGGGCAGCAAATTGGCAAAGTAGTCCAGGTTTACAGGAAGAAGTATGTCATCTACATTGAACGAGTGCAGCGGGAGAAGGCTAATGGCACAACTGTCCATGTGGGCATTCACCCCAGCAAGGTGGTTATCACCAGACTAAAACTGGACAAAGACCGCAAAAAGATCCTCGAACGTAAAGCCAAATCTCgccaagtaggaaaagaaaagggCAACTATAAGGAAGAAACAATTGAGAAGATGCAGGAATGA